Below is a window of Aptenodytes patagonicus chromosome 15, bAptPat1.pri.cur, whole genome shotgun sequence DNA.
ATGAGCTGCTGACAAATTTGAGAttaacattaaataaaatgttttatgcaaTCGGAGTAGCTTTCACTAATGGTGAGAATGCAGAATTAAAGGGGTGCTGTTAATTTATAATAGCTTTTTCAAGTTTCAATGCATGGTTTAACTTTGTGACAGTTGTCAATGtttctggctttaaaaattaGTCTATATTTTTGCATGGTGTCCTTTGATCTTTACACAACCTACATAAACAAAGAAGTTGAGCAGTTGTAAGATGTTATGAAATGTACAAAATACGCAAACAGATGGTAAgtgggaaaaacagaaataaaaaccttcAGTGTTTTAGTAATCCAATTATTCAAGTATTTAATAATCTAATTATTCAAAACTAATTGACTTAGAAAACTAGTTGTATGCAAATGACTTCCCAGTCACAAATGAGCATAGTTTCCTACTGCCACTTCTGGGGGGGAAACCCACCACCccacaaaacactgttttcagccagTATGCTTTAAATTGAAATACATGATTTGGGTGGACTTTTTAAGGGCATAATCAAAGGATCATAACAATTTGGACAACAAATACCGCTGAGTCTCTGTTGAAGCAAGTACTGTCCCCTCTTGCCCTGTCCTGTGGAAGCCTTGTGGATGTGAGCACCCAGGAGGGTCACAGCCAGGACATCTACTTCCCTCCCAGGTTCTGTCCCTTTACAAAATACATGTGGTGTCTCCGGGCTCTTTAAGGTACTCTTTATTCAGGTGGCTGAAGATACTTCTCTTGTCTGACCCAAAAGCAGAACAATTGCCAGAGCAGTCTTTAAATGGTGGCGCCAGTTGGTATACTCGGTAGGGAAGTTAAGTCCTTCATATTGATTATTGAGTAATTCCTCAGTTAAAGCAATTACTCAGCTCAGCAGTATTTTTCATATAGTAAACGATTCCAAAATCACAAGCCGCCACCAGCAAagcaagaaaagtaaaataacccCCCACTGGCATAGCTGGAGAAATCAGACCAAGCTGTGCAAGCAGTACAAATAGCGTGGTGGTAAGGCATGAACTGCACTGCGTTTTGTACGTAGCACGCTGCACACCTGTTAAGACAGGTAATGGCAACACCACGTTTCCTGGAGGGAGTGCCACTGGTGTCCTGCTCTTGAGTTCCTGCTTTCAGGAGCACTCTTCTGGGATGTCATGCTGAgaggctttttcccctccttttaaCCTCATCTTTCTGATCTTCAGAAATGGTCTGTTTAGTAAACTTGCCCAACACCAGGTGAATTGGCTAGGTTGTTGGCCTGACTTACTCTATATCCTATCCATATTTTCAATCTTCTTGTGTCCGGTTCAGTTGTATGATCTCTAGGGGCATAAAACAATTTGGTATTATTctagaaagataaatattttctctttagttGGCTTCTGCTGTGGCAGTTTGGCCAGCTTTTTCGTTAGGCACTGGCTAAAAATGTTCCTACAGGGAAAAATATTGCTGAACTTAGAATGGGGTAAAGTGCAGGTGATTGTGGGTATCTGAGAGCTGTTCAGACTGCAGATgagaggttttttccttccctcatttGTGCAATGGAAATTTCCTTATAAGTATGGCTGCAAAagcaatcaaaaatatttttaatattgtgctAATGAGCTTAGTTGACAGATCATGCATATTCAGTTGAAATCCATTTCGTCCAGATCTCAGGCTTTAATAACATTAGGTCTGATTTTTGTGGTTTAAGATTTGGTGTAAAATAGGTACAAAGTGAATAGTGGCTTGTAATAGATCCTCAGTAATACCAATTTGCACAACTCTAAGCAGATTTCATAGCAAAAGTGTCTCCGTACAGTGACTATCTATGCAAGAcgctttcccctttccctgtttTTATGGTAGATGGTTTTGGCCGTTGCCCAGAACACACGTGCACGGATTGCAGTGTTTGTATGTGCTGGCTAAAAAGATGTGACAGGGATGGGTAGAGCGGGGTTTGAACTGAAGCTGCTGCCCATAAATTCTGTGGAAGCTATGGCTTTACCACGGTGGCCTTCCCTTTCCCttgaagaaaaggagagaggaggggCAGGCAACAAGGCTGCAGTGAGGAAGAGAAGTATAGGAAGGTTGCAGAAGACTTGTGGGAAAGTCAGCCCTCCGATCCTTTATCCTCCGAGGAGAGAAACTACTTAGTGCAGAAGGGCTGCAGCTAAAATTCAAAGGGGATTGACTTAATTGCTCTCACTGATTAACTTACTGGTGCTGCAGGGAAGATGATGCTCTGGTGctggtaatttttattttcttccgaAGCCTATAGAACTAGCCTGcctctgattatttattttttcttcagaagaggtAATCATAGTGTGATCTTTAAGATGCAAGAGATCAAGGTGAAAAAACAATTGAGGAGATTAATAGTGAcagccttgttttgctttttctaacaTTTAGAAACTaaattttctaacattttctaacattttaaaaaacgCATTTATTTGCAAGGACTGAGTTATAAAcactttttgtttgttgctgGTGATGAAGTCTTTTTCTGTTCAGATTATAATTACAGGCGTAAAGCTACCATTAGTAACCATCGTGATAGTAAAGGCTTCAGGATATTATGTGTAGGCTATTCTTTCACCTAGCACTGTCAGTGCTTAAgagtttcttttggaaaatacatttcttgatttaaaaaaaatcccttctgagCCTCGGTGTACCATGCAGTCTGAGCACCAGCTACGGTGAGGGCGTGGACTCCGCAGGTTTTATTCTGCTGTCACATTCAGTCGGTAAGAGTATAAAGATCACTTAAGTACTTGGATAATTCAGTAAAGCTTCTGTCTGTCTGAAGTCAGCTTTGCAAACAAGATGATGTCACTTTGAAAATGTAACACAGCTAAAATATCATCAGTCCTTAAAACTAATGGTGCCCCACAGTAGTTGCTGTGGAGCGTGTAGTCTGTCCTCAAGTAGTCCCCTGACGCTGTGGGCAGTGAGGGGGTACCGCTGCGGTGGTAATGGAGTGTCCCGGCGCCTCTGCGGCCGGGCTGTGGAAAGCAGTCGCGGCACAGATGGGCCGCTCTTCACAAGTTGTAGAGCAGGAGCCTGTATGCACAACTCGGCTTATTTCTTATTTAGCCAACCCTGAAACCTCTTCTTAGAATATTTTTGGTCCctaatttttgcttgtttgctaaCGATGGTGATTGCAAAATGACCCGTTCCACTCAACAAAGCACAAGTTGGCACCGTTACCCTCATTCTTCTTGAGTGCTGAATTTAATCTTTGATCTCTGTTACAGAGTAACCGAGAGCTCCGTTTTGCCCCTTGCACAGCACTGGATTCCTTGAAAGTCTtttagcctttattttttttacaatcaGATATGTGCTTCTGTAGGTATAAGTCAGTTGATGATGATGTCAGTTAAGGTCACACATGAAATCAGGGAGGCTGTGtctgtgtatttatttacacCATcacaccacccccaaaaaaaaatgttttaccgAGGCGCAGAAGCACTGAGTCTGGTGTTCTTTTGGGGAgtaaaaagtataaaattaaaTGCAGGGCTGTGTTACGTTTAGGAGTGACAAAAGTGTGTTACTTTCTCTGAGTGTATGCTCTACCAATTCTGCACTTGTAGAATCAAATTTTTGTCATAAAACTACACACGAAAAAGAGCCCAATGGAAAACACTTGATACGGCAAGACGAAACCGTTAAAGTGCCTGTGAGGCAGCCACGGGACAGAATTAAGTTCTATCTTATGCACAACATGTGGTCCTGTAATTACAGACCATGGTTGTAATGCCATTGCAGATGGTTGTCCAGGCAACGGGAGTCCTGATTCTTTGCTTATCTTTGTAACCTAAATACTGTAATTGTTTTTACAAAACTACACAGATGATAACTGAATTTAGCCTTTCGTACTGTAATGACAAAGCTAATGCTCCTCGTGTATCAGCAGTGTTTAACCCAGCATCCTAACCACTTCATCGGTCTCCCCCCTCCTTGGCTGGATTACAGTGGCAGCAGGAGAGGGCTGCTGTGGCTCCCAGCCCCAACAGGCTGGATCATCAGCTGTGCACGGGGAGTGCGCAGAAGCACTTGACAAACCTTTCCTCGTCGCTCCTGGTGGTAGGCCGGGGCCGTGACATCGTTCCCTGTGCTGCTCTGTCCCCCTGAAAGTATTTCTCCCACCGGTGCTTGTGTAATTCCCACCCAGTATGTGCTACTGCCTGTCACTCTGGCATCCCCATTAGCCTGGCTCTCTAGAATTTGTCTGTGCTCCTATTTTTGTGCTGTCTTTGCGCTCCTGAGCTGCCCAAGAAGGTGGCTGACTTCCCAGAGTTTTCAGAAAGTTGCCCAAGCGTGACAGCTTTCTTGCTAAAGAAATTTAAAGTGTAGTAATGTGGAGTTAAGGACAGACGTTTCTGGAAAGTTCTTCTCATGTAGACCCAGCAGCCTCTATAACCAGCTGTAGGTGGAGCAGCACCATGCGCCCTGGCTGTAGCAGCATTGCTCATGACACAGCCCTCTGTGCATGCAGAGTGGTAATGATCACACAGTGAAATTCAAGAACAACTAAAAGTACACCCGAGTGATTGCTGTGCTTTGAGGTTGCACAAGGATTGCATGCTGTCATCGTTGCTTTTTCTCATTAGTATACTTATTTTCACTAGGAAACAGGACAATAAACAAAATCGTGTCATGACGGACTTGGTGACTAGAGATCACTAGGGACACGGTAACCCCTGTTTGTGCTTCTCTGGATGCTCCTCCAGGTACTCCTTCAAATGTCACAGAAGAGAGCCCCAGGGCACAGCACGTGCTCCTCCACAGGAAGCATCTGGCTGTGCCTGGTGCAAGGAGCTATTTTTTACCTCTGTATCGGGGAATTCATTTGGGAGTCTGTATCTCCAGCTCTACCAGACAGATGTTTCTTAGCGCTTTGGCCTGTGGGTGTATGTAAAACCATTGTTGCCTTATCAGGAGCAGCAGTAACACTGGCAGTGCAGGGGCCTTCAAGAACACCCCTCGGCATCGTACAGTTGACCGTTTCTATCTTTGAGTCTGAGCACTGCTGTAGTCAAGGCCTGGTTTTATAAGGCTGTTCCGCAAGGAAAACCCAGCGGTGTAACAGTTTTCCATGTATTCATAACCTGAGcaagaaaaagctgtttcttttctctttaaatgaaaCATTGTCCTTGTCAATTGTCTTGTCCCATGTCATCGGGCCCATGCGGGACATCGGTCTCCCGTAGCGTGGGGCCGGCACCGGCTACGGGATCCTGCTCTAGCATGGCTGAGGaaatgcaacagcagccagagcttTGAAGGTCCCAGTGAGCACATCTCGGCTAAGGCGCCCTGTAGCACCCATGTCTGTGCCGGTACCGCTGGGCCTGGCCGTGTGTTAGATTACCCgttttgcatttctcttcagAGGTGGTGCGCTTTAGTGCTTTCTTCCTTGTTCTTGTCCAGGGGTGTTACTAATTCCTGTATCCCTGGAAGTAAGTGGAAAACCCCCAACAAGACAGAGGGACACGCTAGCCCATTTCTCAGAACTCCACTTCTATCTTGTAACAGCATTAGTGACTTAGTCTGTCTGAAGTTAATCCTTTAAATGTGTTAACTCCAAACAAATGAGTTCCCTATGCTGCTCTGGCCTAGAGTATAATTAGGCTTTCTATGAACTTAGAGCACTTCTAATTGAAACAGTCATGAAACAGAAAAACCTTTTGTGGCATTTGCTTGATTGCATATCACTTCATTAATAGCAGAATTCAGCTGTTCCTGGCTGTAGAGTGAGGATCTCTGTATGTGCAAGGTAACTCACTGTTACAATTCTACATCTGTTTACTGACAGGGCGACTGCATGTCAGGATGGCAACTTCAAACCTGGAGAACCAGCTACAGAGTGCCCAGAAGAATCTGTTGTTTCTCCAGCGAGAACATGCCAACACCCTGAAAGGCCTGCACGCGGAGATTCGAcgcctgcagcagcactgcacagGTAGCTGGGAGAGGATGCTGATGCTGATTCGGTGCTTAATTCTTTTCACAGGAATGGTGTAACTGCTTCCTACTTCAGTAGTGAAACCTCAGCAACAAAGCCCAGCACCAGGGTATATCTAGGGTGATCAGCATGTATCTCGGGGCACAACTGTGTGATCGttaagcaaaaattttaaaaaaaagagcaatgtgTCACCTGATGGTTCCAGTTGTTTTACAGATTTGATAATTTGCAGTGGATCTCCTATTATTGCTTCAGGTGGGGGGAAGAGTTAGTTATATTTTTATTGAAGTATGGCGTTGTAAATATGCTCACCGGGTGGGGTATGGGGTAGATGATCATGTTCtaacaaaaataaacaacttttttCCTCAGATTTAACCTATGAGCTGACTGTAAAGAGTTCAGACTTGTCAGGTAAGGAATAcgtagcatttttcttttaacattcatGTTAAACTTCCTCAcctttttcagtgtttgtattttCTCCATTACAAGCAGGTGAGAATACTTTGCACTTGGGATGTTGACTTTATAAATTCTAAAGGTATAAGAGTAGTTTTCTACTTTCCAGACTTACTGTTATTTATGAAGTAAATGTCACAAGTTCTTTACCAAGGCCATGTAGGAAATCTTTGAAAGAGCCAGGAATAGAGTGTAGAACTGCTGACTCCTCTCTCTGACTAGACAGCCAGTTCCGTGCACGCTATATGGGAACACGGGACATGAATTTTAGGGGCAGAAGAGTGAGACTATTATTAAAACTTAGCTGGTACTGTAATTACAccacaaagcttttatttttttttatacacacacacacacactagatTCTAGTTCTTTCAGATGTATTATGTTACCAACAGGTGAAGCACAGGAATAAAATACTGCCTGGGAGTAACCTCCCAGATCAGGGACAGTGTGGGACAAGAGGTGTATTGCAAATGAGAGAGAACGTGGGCAAATTCAGCAGAGCAACTGAATTCAGTTCAGCTTGAATAAGCTGAAGTTCCTCTTGATAACTAGAGGATTTGCAAAATGGCTCCAATTTCGAGCAAGTTCAGCAAGCATGGTTTCTGTAATCCCTGTTCCCCAGAACATGTGAAGCGTCTCTACTTAGTATCAACAGTATTAAACACTGCTAAACCATGGTGAGTAGCGCTAGCTCATCATCATTTCCTTAAAAGCTGTCCTGGTGCTTCTGAAGATGAAGTCATTTTAAGAGTATTAGCTGAAGTTAGGCTTAGGGATTTTTCTTACGGCTTTGGAATAGCAAAAGGAATCCTCTTGCACTATTTTACTTAATGGCTATTGTTAACTTGAAACGCTTCTGCTTTTCCCATTCTTCTAGGAAATGGGAGTTCAAGAAGTGATGAACTCAAAAGAAAGTGCGAAGATCTTGAAGCTCAGCTGAAAGTCAAAGAGGCTGAAAATAATGAATTACTGAAAGAACTTGAACAAAAGAACGCGATGATAATGGTGCTGGAAAACActattaaagaaagagaaaagaagtatttggaagagttaaaaatgaaaagccataAGCTCAATATGTTGTCAAGCGAACTAGAGCAGAGAGCGAGCACTATTGCTTATTTAACTTCTCAACTGCATGCTACTAAGAAGAAGCTGATGAGTTCAAGCGGGACTTCGGAGGGGACCCCTTCTGGCAGTCCCGTGTTGTCCAACTATAAGCCGTCCCCTCCCAAAGATAAACTGCCAGAGACTCCACGGCGCAGAATGAAGAAGAGTCTGTCAACACCACTCAACCCCGAGTTTGAAGAGGCCTACAGAATAGGATCGGATAGCCGGAAGCTGCTGTTAAGAGAGCCTGTGGATGCCATGCCTGATCCCACTCCGTTTCTGTTGGCCAGGGAAACGGCAGAGGTACATCTTATTAAGGAGAGGCCGTTAGTTATTCCACCAATTGCTTCAGATCGTGCATCCGGTGAATCGCACAGCCCAGCCCGAGAGAAGCCGCACAAGGCACACATTGGGGTGGCGCATCGCATCCACCATGTCACGCCATCCCAGCCTCAGCCGGAGGTTGAAACGCTGGCAGTGGATCAGGTCCAGGGAAGCAAAGTGGTCAGAAAGCACTCAGGGACAGACAGAACTGTTTGAGTAAAATCACGGAAATGCTCTACTCTGTTGCTGTTTATGCACTGTGATCCTGTAGGATAAATAGCACCTGCAGTAAAGTTTCTTTTGACGCCCCATGCATGCCAAACTTCTTCCAGATACATCATTAATAGATTATGCTCCTCTAATGACACCCAGTATGACTGTGTTCATATGGCAAGGTATATAACTACTAAATGCTGTGGCCAAATCAGGGGTACCTGACTGCTTGCTGCTGAGCACTGCTCCATTTATTGTAACTACACGTGTGGACAAAGGCACAGGCTGTAGGCTGTGTTATTAATCAATATTAGTGAAACCAACCTTAACTATGAACCTGCAGCAACATGTAGTGGCTGTTAACATTTGAACTATCAGTGGTTCTTTTGTCTTCACTGTGTACGTAAGCACTGCATACCCAAACACTAACCTCTGTGACAAAGCCTTTCTCACAGTAGCATTGACGATTAATCCTAAATACTTTGGTTTGTGGCTTTAagtaaaaaggggggggggggataaagcACTCTTTTAAAGGGTTAATGAACCTCAGAGAGAGAGTATGAACActgggttgtttggggttgggttttttttttgaattaaatggcTCCATTACACTTTACACTAGTCAGTACACTGCACTTGTAGCACCTTCCATACTGGCTCAGAGCTCCTTTTCCAGGGAGAAAACCTAACTGGCTGTCCAATATGGAAATGGTTCTTTATGCTCTAATCTGCACTTTTTGTAAAGGGATTATTTGTTTCCTGAAAACCTTAGTCTTGTTCTGGGCATCATCAGACAGTGCTGGCTTCTGCCAGCTTAGAAACCTGAGCTGTCCCTCTAAACTGCCtgtatttagttttaaatttaaCTGACGTAACCCGTTCATACAGGAGGAGAACCTGGCATCCGTGATTTTTGTCCTTGTGGATTGGGATGGACTTGCCTTGCACTTGCCCTGGTTTCCCTACTCCTTTCTAGTAAGCAACAGGTAGGCTCTACAGCTGTTAGACtacttgatgattttttttattattatttttttcctaggaaagaAAGGCATACTGAGAGCTGTGAGAGCATGTAATTTTGGGAAAGGAGCACAAATTTGACCATTTTTCTTAAATTGTGATCAGCACCTCCAGCTCACCTCTGCTTCACTCTGCAGCCTCTGAGTAGGACCAGCAAGAAACAATGGCTCCCAAATGCTGCTAAGCTTATGATGTGCCTTCAGAAACCTGGAACGCATAATCTCTGTGAAAGCTGATGAAggatccctgcctgccctccttccttccccttgccAGCTGTAGTCTGCCCCTCTtaagctttttctgcagctgtgtgtcGGTGTGTCTCTCCCTCTGGAGCCTTAGATCGCTGTCAGCTTCCCCCACAAAGGCACTGGCAGGATGACAAAAGCTGTTCTTCCTAACTGTGGTACTGCTAAATTTCCTGTGCAGCATGACAACTTACAGCAGGGTTGTTCCCGCTCAGAGAGGGTTTGACTCTGCACTAGCCCTAAGGCCTCCTGTGCCCCCTCACGACTCAGTCACTTGCTGTTCTGAAGCCCGAGAAAGACAACCTCCTTGCCGGTTGCGTGGTAGGATTTGTTTCATGACTGGTGGGGAGGGATAGGGAAAAGCTGTGTCCTGGAACATGGCTGGTTAAAGAAAGCTTGTTATTCTGTGGTTTACTATTTTTAAGTGTATTGCATTAACCagcagtggtttggggttttttggtggtggttgccGTATTTTTATGGCGATCTGTTGTATGGCTGATCGGCCCTGCCACTTGTTCAAGGATGATGGAAGGCACTGCTTCTAAGCACAGCAGAAGTGATGCTTTGggcaattaaaaacatttcttacaACCATACAGGCAAACCTTAGTCTTTGTGTGTGCGAGACTAACTTCTTACCTCTTTCGTATACATAGACCAGCCCGGAGCCCTTCTGAAAGGAAACACATATTGCGAAAAACACTTTCCTCTTCACATGTGTTTATTGATAGCACTAGCTTGGTTGTATCGTGCTATTTAAAGTCAGGTGTGCCTAAGTGAACACTACCCCACCCATGGTGCGGAATCTCTGCCTGGTTcgacttcttttttccctccccctcccccccccccaagggttGGATTCTGTGGGAAAAATCTAGTGCCAACTTCAAACTGTCAGTCTGCATTCAAGGTGAGACAAACGCCTTGAAGGACCCAGTGGGAAATGTGCTTTGTAGTGTGAAGATCAGCTTCAAAAACAAGGCCGACACCCATCGCATTCCTTCTCAGGGAGGTGGTGTACACAGGTGTCCGGAGGGTGTTCTGAAAGAGCGTGGAGGAAAGAAGGACACTGAGTAGCGCTTGAAGTACTGCATGAAACTGGAAACAAAAAGGGGCTCTAGGAGAGATGACTGTCTTCAgaaattcactttttttgttgtaaGTCTTAAATAATTGATACCCAGAAAATGTAAACAGCCTTTATGTCATTAACTGGTATGGGGAAATAATGAAAAGAGGAGTGGGGTTGTAAGAGTGTCCCAAGATGGTTCCGTACTGCCTGGATGGAAAAGAGACAGCAAATGCATTAACCCCCTCGAGTGTAGCCcctagaaaagaaaaacctgaatgaTGGCTAATGTAGGAAGCGTCAAACTGCATACTTTGTGTACTAGCAGTAATGATAAAATACTGCTGCTTGTCTATTGCGGTGTGAACACGGGAGGACGTTAATGAGCCAGCCGCCCACGCTGTCCCCAAGGGAGCAGTACCTGGAGTTTGAGCCTGTGCGCTTCAGTGGGGATTATCTTCAGAACGGGTAACTCCACCACCAGGACTCCGGGCTTGCTTTTGGTAAGGCAGCTGTGCTCTATGTCCCAGTCTGCTCCTTCCAGAAACAGACCAGACACAAAGCAGCCTGCACAGGCAGAAAATGCAACACCTCGTGTAAATTGAGCTACTGAAGAGTCAGTTTAAGACAACGGATCCTGCAATAGCTGTCCTTGGCGCTTACAGTCACGACTAAACTCACTTCATCATTTCAAACTGCAGCGACACAGAGGTGTACTTAtctgtggtgtttgtttttataatacaACTGTGACCTACTGTGTTTAAAATTCTTTTGTCAAATTAAAATTGCCTCAGTTGCACTACATACGATAAACGTTACTAGGAATAAATACTGATTCCCTTGCAGTTTTCTTCCCCACAGTGGGTGCCATCCTCCAACCCTCCGATTACTTGCCCAAGTAATAGCCCAGTTGTAAGAGAGCTTTCTAACCCCGTGGGACGGCTCGTTAGATCATTCTGACAGAAGGTGAAGGGTTGTTC
It encodes the following:
- the CCDC92 gene encoding coiled-coil domain-containing protein 92; the protein is MATSNLENQLQSAQKNLLFLQREHANTLKGLHAEIRRLQQHCTDLTYELTVKSSDLSGNGSSRSDELKRKCEDLEAQLKVKEAENNELLKELEQKNAMIMVLENTIKEREKKYLEELKMKSHKLNMLSSELEQRASTIAYLTSQLHATKKKLMSSSGTSEGTPSGSPVLSNYKPSPPKDKLPETPRRRMKKSLSTPLNPEFEEAYRIGSDSRKLLLREPVDAMPDPTPFLLARETAEVHLIKERPLVIPPIASDRASGESHSPAREKPHKAHIGVAHRIHHVTPSQPQPEVETLAVDQVQGSKVVRKHSGTDRTV